The Desulfuromonadales bacterium nucleotide sequence CCCATGAAGGAGATCAGGCCGGCCATCGAGATGAAGGAGGCGGCCGACATCCAGTCGGCGCCGGTCGCCATCCCGTTCATGAACGCCGGAACCGACTGCTCGGCAGCGTAGAAGTCGCCGGTCGATTTGGCGCGCGCTGCGATGGCGATGTAGATGTACAGGGAAAAGCTCAACCCCGTAAGAATCCATGTCCAGGTCAGAATACTCATAATTTGTCACCTCATGATGATTTTTGTTGTTTATGCGCGTACGGCGTCAAGGTCAGGGAGGTTACCCTTCGTGCACGTCATACTTGATGTCGAGCCTGTTCATCATGGCGACATAGGTCCAAATCAGAACAACAAAAGTGATCATGGATCCTTGATTGGCGAACCAGAAGCCGAGGGGAAAGCCGGCGACTTTTATGGCGTCGAGCTGATCGACGACCATGATCCCGCAGAAGAATGATACGAAAAACCAGATCGCCAGATGGACGACGATGATGACCAGGTTTTCCTTCCAATACGCCTGTTGCTTTGCTGCATCCATAGTTTTCCTCTCCTCGCATTTGATGGCTGTTCAATGTTGGTTTACTGGCATACCGATCTTCGTACCAGCACACCTCCTTTCCGCAGTTGTGTTACGATGTTTTGACCCCGTTAAAAATACACTGTTTTAACCGCATTGGTTGGCATTTCATTCAATAAAAACGACTTCTTATAAAAACCATGTTCGCATAAGTTCCAGAGGTATTGGCAAGTAAATTCAGGCGTATACGGTCAAAATAGCCGACAGTTCACGACTAGTCAATAGAAAAATATAACCTCGTTTGAAATTTTCTATCACTGGTGATGCCCCACCTCCCGGGGATTGCCGGACATGCCATTATTTTCAGTAGTATAGCAGCGAAACGTGAGTTTGCAGAGGCGCTGGTGGGTTTTACCTGCGACACCCTGTTTTGTGCTGTCTCGGGATCGCAGGCTGTTCGGAATGTCGGAACAGCAACATTAAATGAAAGGTTGCATAGAATCGCAAATCGAGGAAGAATGTCCCGTTGCCGAATTTCCCCGGTGGGGGTGCCATGCCTTACAATGCCATCAATGAAGAGGGATTCTTCTTCATCACCATCGAAACGCTCTGCCAACGGCCGCCGATCACCTGCGCCCCGGACATGGACGTGGTCGCCATGGCCAGGCTCATGCAGGAACACGATATCTCGGGGCTGGTAGTCGTCGAGGGGGATGCGCCGGTCGGTACTCTGTCCATCCGTGACCTGCGCAAACTCATCGCCGAGTCCGGCGGAGCGCTTGGCGGTCATAAGGTCCGGGACATCATGCGCCCCGGCATCGTCACCATCCGCCTCCGGGATCATGTCTACGAGGCCATCTTCCGGATGGCCCAGCACGACGTCCACCGGCTCGGGGTCGTCGACGACGAGGGGAGGCTGGCCGGCGTCATCACCGACACCGACCTTCTGCGAATTCAGACGCACACCCCCCTCTATCTCAACCAGGAAATAGCCGCCGCCCAGTCCATCGGGGAGTTGAAGGCGCTGAACGTGCGGATGCTCGAAATGGTGCGGTTTGCCACCCGCGCCGGCGCCGGCACCAAAAGCCTGGTCGAACTCATCTCGCATCTTAACGACGCCTTCACCTTGCGCATCATCGCTCTGCTGGAAAGCACCGAAGGGATTCGTCTGCCCGAAGGCGCCGCCTATCTGGTGCTGGGCAGCGAAGGGCGCGGTGAACAGACCCTGCGCACCGACCAGGACAGCGCCATGGTCTACGCCGACGATTTCCCGCCGGAGAAGCTCGGCGAACTGGAACGCTTCGCCACCCGGCTCGCCGAGGCCCTGGATGAGGTGGGGGTGCCCCGCTGCCCGGGCAACACCATGGCGAGCAACCCCCAGTGGCGCCATAGCCTGTCTGAATGGAAAGAACTCCTCAGCCAGTGGATTCACGTGCCCAAGGGGGAGCACATGGTCAACTTCGGCATGTTCCAGGATTTCCGGGCTCTTTACGGCGATCAAACGCTCGAGCGACAGCTGCACGAACACCTCCTGGCCACGGTCAGGCGTCATGCCCTGTTTTTCCCCTATGCGGCGCGAAACATCGTGCGCTTTCCGCCGCCCCTCGGGATGTTCGGTCGCATCCGGGTCGAGCGGAGCGGCGAACACCGGGGCAAGGTCGAGCTGAAAAAGGCGGGTATCTTCGCCATCACCGAAGGCGTGAGCCTCCTGGCCCTCGAAGCCGGCATCGTCGGCGGCAGCACCTGGGACAAAATCGAACGGCTTCGGGAGCTGAGCGTCCTTTCGGCCGGAGCCCTGGAAAACATCGACGAATCCTTTACCTATCTCGTGCAGCTCCGGCTGCAGCGGCAACTCCGGGCCCTTTCGGAAGGCAACAAGCCCGCCAATACGGTCGATCCCCTGGTGATGACCGACAAGGATCGGGATCGGTTGCGGGAAGCCCTCAAGGGGGTCGGTACCTTCCTGCGGATGATCCGCGACCACTACAAGCTCGATTTCATTTCCCGCTGAGAGCCCGCAGCCAAACCTCCTGTTTCCGTGTTCCGCTGAAATTCTGGTGAATGAATGCAGATTCTCTCCATCCATCTGAAGAACATCAAATCCCACCGTGACATCGAACTTGATTTCTCGCCCGGCATCAATGTCCTCTCCGGTCCGAACGGCGTCGGCAAGAGCACCATCTTCGAAGCCATCGGCTATGCCCTGTTCGGCGTCGACGCCCGGGATTTCGTCGGCAATATCGAGCGCTTCATTTCGATCGGGGCCAAGAAAGGGGAGATTGCCGTCGATTTCCAGCTGGATAGCGGCGAGAAGTTCCGTGTCACCCGGACCGTCGGGGCAGCTTCCCGATGGCTGCTGCACAAGGAGGTCGGCGGCGCTTTCG carries:
- a CDS encoding cation acetate symporter, with amino-acid sequence MSILTWTWILTGLSFSLYIYIAIAARAKSTGDFYAAEQSVPAFMNGMATGADWMSAASFISMAGLISFMG
- a CDS encoding DUF4212 domain-containing protein produces the protein MDAAKQQAYWKENLVIIVVHLAIWFFVSFFCGIMVVDQLDAIKVAGFPLGFWFANQGSMITFVVLIWTYVAMMNRLDIKYDVHEG
- a CDS encoding DUF294 nucleotidyltransferase-like domain-containing protein, which encodes MPYNAINEEGFFFITIETLCQRPPITCAPDMDVVAMARLMQEHDISGLVVVEGDAPVGTLSIRDLRKLIAESGGALGGHKVRDIMRPGIVTIRLRDHVYEAIFRMAQHDVHRLGVVDDEGRLAGVITDTDLLRIQTHTPLYLNQEIAAAQSIGELKALNVRMLEMVRFATRAGAGTKSLVELISHLNDAFTLRIIALLESTEGIRLPEGAAYLVLGSEGRGEQTLRTDQDSAMVYADDFPPEKLGELERFATRLAEALDEVGVPRCPGNTMASNPQWRHSLSEWKELLSQWIHVPKGEHMVNFGMFQDFRALYGDQTLERQLHEHLLATVRRHALFFPYAARNIVRFPPPLGMFGRIRVERSGEHRGKVELKKAGIFAITEGVSLLALEAGIVGGSTWDKIERLRELSVLSAGALENIDESFTYLVQLRLQRQLRALSEGNKPANTVDPLVMTDKDRDRLREALKGVGTFLRMIRDHYKLDFISR